ATGCCGGGCCAGCCTCGGCCCAGAGGAAGCCAACAACCCGGGCGGAGTCCGCCTGCGGGATGTTACCGGTCCAGCCCGATGTCTTCCCAGGCGACGGGGTCTTCTATCGGCTCGAGGTGGGTGAAGACGGTGGTCGAGGGGATCACCTCGCGGATGTCGGCTTCGAGCTGCTCCAGCAGGTCGTGACCGTGCTGGACCGTCCAGAAGCCGGGCACCAGGACGTGCATCGAGATGAAGCGGCGGACGCCGGCCTGCCGGGTGCGGATGGCGTGGAACTCGATGCCCTGGGGCCGGTACCGGCCCAGGATGCCGTCGAGCTTCGCCCGCTCCTGGGGGATGATGGCGGTATCGAGCAGGCCGAGCACCGAGCGGCGCACGAGGTGCCAGCCAGACCAGACGATGTTGACGCCGACGGCCAGCGCCACCAGCGGGTCGAGCCAGAGCCAGCCGGTGGCCCAGACTGCCCCGACGCCGATCAGGACGCCAACGGAGGTCCAGACGTCGGTCATCAGGTGCTTGGCGTCGGCTTCGAGGGTGATCGAGTGGTAGGCGCGGGCGGCCTGGTGCAGCCGCATCGCCACCACGAGATTCACCAGCGACGCGACACACGACACCGCGAGGCCGAGGCCGATGGCCTCCAGCTCGCCGGGACTCAGGAGCCGGCCAACCGCCGTGTAGACGATGCTGATGGCCGCGACGATGATGAGCGCCCCCTCGATGCCGCTGGAGAAATACTCGGCCTTCTCGTAGCCGTAGGCGCGCTCGGCGTCTGGCTCG
This genomic window from Chloroflexota bacterium contains:
- a CDS encoding cation transporter, translated to MDPSSGVSPIWSLPVQPVTQPRSQVRPSLTRFAWLSIAAAIVTIALKAAAYALTGSVGLLSDAMESLVNLVAAIVALIALSIAAREPDAERAYGYEKAEYFSSGIEGALIIVAAISIVYTAVGRLLSPGELEAIGLGLAVSCVASLVNLVVAMRLHQAARAYHSITLEADAKHLMTDVWTSVGVLIGVGAVWATGWLWLDPLVALAVGVNIVWSGWHLVRRSVLGLLDTAIIPQERAKLDGILGRYRPQGIEFHAIRTRQAGVRRFISMHVLVPGFWTVQHGHDLLEQLEADIREVIPSTTVFTHLEPIEDPVAWEDIGLDR